A genomic stretch from Setaria italica strain Yugu1 chromosome VII, Setaria_italica_v2.0, whole genome shotgun sequence includes:
- the LOC101774537 gene encoding glyceraldehyde-3-phosphate dehydrogenase A, chloroplastic: protein MASPMLSATTAPLQGAGLSEFSGLRSSASLPLRRNATSDDFVNAVSFRTHAVGTSGGPRRAPTEAKLKVAINGFGRIGRNFLRCWHGRDDSPLEVIAINDTGGVKQASHLLKYDSTLGIFDADVKPVGDNAISVDGKVIKVVSDRNPSNLPWGEMGVDLVIEGTGVFVDREGAGKHIQAGAKKVLITAPGKGDIPTYVCGVNADQYNPDEPIISNASCTTNCLAPFVKVLDQKFGIIKGTMTTTHSYTGDQRLLDASHRDLRRARAAALNIVPTSTGAAKAVALVLPNLKGKLNGIALRVPTPNVSVVDLVVQVSKKTLAEEVNQAFRDSAANELAGILEVCDAPLVSVDFRCSDVSSTVDASLTMVMGDDMVKVIAWYDNEWGYSQRVVDLADIVANNWK, encoded by the exons ATGGCGTCGCCCATGctctccgccaccaccgcgccgctcCAGGGCGCCGGCCTGTCCGAGTTCTCCGGGCtcaggagctccgcctcgctgCCGCTGCGGCGGAATGCCACCTCCGACGACTTCGTGAACGCCGTCTCCTTCAGGACCCACGCG GTCGGCACGAGTGGCGGGCCTAGGCGGGCGCCGACGGAGGCCAAGCTGAAGGTGGCGATCAACGGGTTCGGCCGCATCGGGCGCAACTTCCTCCGCTGCTGGCACGGGCGCGACGACTCGCCGCTCGAGGTCATCGCCATCAACGACACGGGAGGCGTCAAGCAGGCGTCTCACCTGCTCAAGTACGACTCCACGCTCGGCATCTTCGACGCCGACGTTAAGCCCGTGGGGGACAACGCCATCTCCGTCGACGGCAAGGTCATCAAGGTCGTGTCCGACCGCAACCCCAGCAACCTGCCGTGGGGGGAGATGGGCGTAGACCTCGTCATCGAGGGCACGGGGGTGTTCGTCGACCGCGAGGGCGCCGGGAAGCACATCCAGGCGGGAGCCAAGAAGGTGCTCATCACGGCGCCAGGGAAGGGCGACATCCCCACCTACGTCTGCGGCGTCAATGCTGACCAGTACAACCCCGACGAGCCCATCATCAGCAACGCCTCCTGCACCACCAACTGTCTCGCGCCCTTCGTCAAGGTCCTCGACCAGAAGTTCG GCATCATCAAGGGCACCATGACCACCACCCACTCCTACACCGGTGACCAGAGGCTGCTGGACGCCAGCCACCGCGACctgcgccgcgcccgcgccgccgcgctcaaCATCGTGCCCAcctccaccggcgccgccaAGGCCGTGGCGCTGGTGCTCCCCAACCTCAAGGGCAAGCTCAACGGGATCGCGCTCCGGGTGCCCACCCCGAACGTCTCCGTCGTCGACCTCGTCGTGCAGGTCTCCAAGAAGACCCTCGCCGAGGAGGTGAACCAGGCGTTCCGCGACAGCGCCGCCAACGAGCTCGCCGGCATCCTCGAGGTCTGCGACGCCCCGCTCGTGTCCGTCGACTTCAGGTGCTCCGACGTGTCCTCCACCGTCGACGCCTCGCTCACCATGGTCATGGGCGACGACATGGTCAAGGTCATCGCGTGGTACGACAACGAGTGGGGCTACTCGCAGAGGGTCGTCGACCTAGCTGACATTGTCGCCAACAATTGGAAGTGA
- the LOC101774133 gene encoding probable ran guanine nucleotide release factor gives MAGESCVPRPLFGGAISTAFPARFQDVSNIREVPDHQEVFVDPARDESLIFELLDLKGEVDDAGSALWFLRDIANEQDAADNLVVEHSGTLELAGLRLGEAPAVAGTSVGQLAVSKGRQGREAQNIVRLYLANIRIKNAATDVLITAYEPLLINPLSESATAVAAGPAIPAEQAGCLPMSEIFKLAVMNFNVHDWNLFNGGP, from the exons ATGGCCGGGGAGAGCTGCGTCCCGCGGCCCCTGTTCGGCGGCGCCATCTCCACCGCCTTCCCCGCCCGCTTCCAG GACGTGAGCAACATCCGGGAGGTCCCCGACCATCAG GAGGTCTTCGTTGATCCAGCCCGCGACGAGAGCCTCATCTTCGAGCTGCTCGACCTCAAGGGCGAGGTGGACGATGCAGGCAGCGCGCTCTGGTTCCTGCGCGACATCGCCAACGAGCAAGACGCCGCGGACAACTTG GTGGTTGAGCATTCTGGGACACTCGAGCTAGCTGGTCTGCGTCTTGGAGAAGCACCTGCAGTGGCTGGAACTTCAGTTGGCCAGCTG GCTGTCTCAAAAGGGAGGCAGGGAAGAGAAGCGCAGAACATTGTCCGA CTTTACCTGGCAAACATACGTATCAAAAATGCAGCAACTGATGTGCTTATCACCGCATACGAGCCACTGTTGATAAA CCCCTTGAGTGAAAGCGCCACCGCAGTTGCAGCTGGTCCGGCCATACCTGCTGAACAAGCTGGATGCTTACCAATGTCCGAGATCTTCAAACTTGCCGTGATGAATTTCAATGTGCATGATTGGAACCTTTTCAATGGTGGTCCTTGA